One Trichomycterus rosablanca isolate fTriRos1 chromosome 23, fTriRos1.hap1, whole genome shotgun sequence genomic window carries:
- the hpn gene encoding serine protease hepsin isoform X4 — MTEKKIGAGMALCSPWRATVAVGLTALVLGGLGAAIWALAVYLNAAEDTGLYDVQVSVADQRLRVFDSAQRRWRHVCSSGVNQLLASISCEEMGFVRAINFSVTCAPESSSAHEFFCVKENELTFGKKISTVLYPCQCEKGQIVQVLCQDCGRRMLPEERIVGGVDARQGLWPWQVSLQYDGVHQCGGSIISDRWIVSAAHCFPERYRHVSRWRVLMGSIYNTPIHKNVVIAEVNTVVYHSSYLPFVDANIDDNSRDIAVLSLTKPLQFSDYIQPVCLPTYGQRLIDGQIGTVTGWGNVEYYGMQANVLQEAHIPIISDAVCNAPDYYDNQVTTTMFCAGYEKGGTDSCQGDSGGPFVAADCLSKTSRYRLLGVVSWGTGCAMAKKPGVYTRVSRFLPWISSAMRTYENSPGVHKMARATTA, encoded by the exons ATGACAGAGAAGAAGATTG GAGCAGGGATGGCCTTATGTAGCCCATGGCGAGCGACTGTTGCTGTGGGCTTGACTGCACTTGTATTGGGGGGACTGGGAGCTGCCATCTGGGCCTTGG caGTGTACTTAAATGCCGCAGAAGATACAGGTTTATATGATG TGCAGGTGAGCGTGGCAGATCAGAGACTGCGGGTGTTTGACTCTGCCCAGCGGCGGTGGAGACACGTCTGCTCCTCCGGTGTGAATCAACTGCTTGCCTCTATCAGCTGTGAGGAGATGGGCTTTGTCAG GGCGATAAATTTCTCCGTCACCTGCGCTCCTGAGAGCAGCAGTGCTCACGAGTTCTTCTGTGTCAAAGAAAATGAGTTAACCTTCGGCAAAAAGATCAGCACCGTCCTCTACCCATG TCAATGTGAAAAAGGACAGATTGTTCAAGTTCTGTGTCAAG ATTGTGGTCGTCGAATGCTCCCTGAGGAACGGATTGTCGGTGGCGTGGATGCACGGCAGGGTTTGTGGCCATGGCAGGTCAGTCTGCAGTATGATGGAGTTCATCAGTGTGGAGGATCCATCATATCAGACCGATGGATTGTCAGTGCTGCACACTGCTTTCCTGA gAGATATCGTCATGTGTCTAGGTGGAGGGTGTTGATGGGCTCCATCTACAACACACCCATCCATAAGAATGTGGTGATCGCTGAGGTGAATACGGTCGTCTATCACAGTAGTTACCTTCCCTTTGTTGATGCTAACATTGACGACAACAGCCGTGACATCGCTGTCCTGTCCCTGACGAAACCCCTGCAGTTTTCTG ACTACATCCAGCCCGTGTGTTTACCCACCTATGGTCAACGGCTGATTGATGGCCAGATAGGAACAGTGACTGGCTGGGGTAATGTGGAGTACTACG GAATGCAAGCGAATGTTCTGCAGGAGGCCCACATTCCCATCATTAGTGACGCTGTCTGTAATGCCCCTGATTATTATGACAATCAGGTCACAACTACTATGTTCTGTGCCGGCTATGAGAAAGGGGGAACTGATTCCTGCCAG GGTGACAGTGGTGGTCCGTTTGTGGCAGCAGACTGTCTGTCTAAGACAAGTCGCTACAGGTTGCTTGGCGTGGTGAGCTGGGGCACAGGCTGCGCCATGGCAAAGAAACCTGGCGTCTACACCAGAGTGTCTCGCTTCCTGCCCTGGATATCCAGTGCCATGAGG
- the hpn gene encoding serine protease hepsin isoform X1 codes for MTEKKIGAGMALCSPWRATVAVGLTALVLGGLGAAIWALAVYLNAAEDTGLYDVQVSVADQRLRVFDSAQRRWRHVCSSGVNQLLASISCEEMGFVRAINFSVTCAPESSSAHEFFCVKENELTFGKKISTVLYPCQCEKGQIVQVLCQDCGRRMLPEERIVGGVDARQGLWPWQVSLQYDGVHQCGGSIISDRWIVSAAHCFPERYRHVSRWRVLMGSIYNTPIHKNVVIAEVNTVVYHSSYLPFVDANIDDNSRDIAVLSLTKPLQFSDYIQPVCLPTYGQRLIDGQIGTVTGWGNVEYYGMQANVLQEAHIPIISDAVCNAPDYYDNQVTTTMFCAGYEKGGTDSCQGDSGGPFVAADCLSKTSRYRLLGVVSWGTGCAMAKKPGVYTRVSRFLPWISSAMRVSRATIYFQYLQYQQEGLIPRWSGPGPFCVEFACSPRVCVGFLRKLRFLPTVQRCASEVNWRYKIVPDCVTLRLELMNLV; via the exons ATGACAGAGAAGAAGATTG GAGCAGGGATGGCCTTATGTAGCCCATGGCGAGCGACTGTTGCTGTGGGCTTGACTGCACTTGTATTGGGGGGACTGGGAGCTGCCATCTGGGCCTTGG caGTGTACTTAAATGCCGCAGAAGATACAGGTTTATATGATG TGCAGGTGAGCGTGGCAGATCAGAGACTGCGGGTGTTTGACTCTGCCCAGCGGCGGTGGAGACACGTCTGCTCCTCCGGTGTGAATCAACTGCTTGCCTCTATCAGCTGTGAGGAGATGGGCTTTGTCAG GGCGATAAATTTCTCCGTCACCTGCGCTCCTGAGAGCAGCAGTGCTCACGAGTTCTTCTGTGTCAAAGAAAATGAGTTAACCTTCGGCAAAAAGATCAGCACCGTCCTCTACCCATG TCAATGTGAAAAAGGACAGATTGTTCAAGTTCTGTGTCAAG ATTGTGGTCGTCGAATGCTCCCTGAGGAACGGATTGTCGGTGGCGTGGATGCACGGCAGGGTTTGTGGCCATGGCAGGTCAGTCTGCAGTATGATGGAGTTCATCAGTGTGGAGGATCCATCATATCAGACCGATGGATTGTCAGTGCTGCACACTGCTTTCCTGA gAGATATCGTCATGTGTCTAGGTGGAGGGTGTTGATGGGCTCCATCTACAACACACCCATCCATAAGAATGTGGTGATCGCTGAGGTGAATACGGTCGTCTATCACAGTAGTTACCTTCCCTTTGTTGATGCTAACATTGACGACAACAGCCGTGACATCGCTGTCCTGTCCCTGACGAAACCCCTGCAGTTTTCTG ACTACATCCAGCCCGTGTGTTTACCCACCTATGGTCAACGGCTGATTGATGGCCAGATAGGAACAGTGACTGGCTGGGGTAATGTGGAGTACTACG GAATGCAAGCGAATGTTCTGCAGGAGGCCCACATTCCCATCATTAGTGACGCTGTCTGTAATGCCCCTGATTATTATGACAATCAGGTCACAACTACTATGTTCTGTGCCGGCTATGAGAAAGGGGGAACTGATTCCTGCCAG GGTGACAGTGGTGGTCCGTTTGTGGCAGCAGACTGTCTGTCTAAGACAAGTCGCTACAGGTTGCTTGGCGTGGTGAGCTGGGGCACAGGCTGCGCCATGGCAAAGAAACCTGGCGTCTACACCAGAGTGTCTCGCTTCCTGCCCTGGATATCCAGTGCCATGAGGGTAAGCAGAGCAACAATTTATTTTCAGTATCTTCAGTATCAGCAAgaaggtttgattcccaggtggagcggtccgggtcctttctgtgtggagtttgcatgttctcctcgtgtctgtgtgggtttcctccgtaagctccggtttcttcccacagtccaaagatgtgcaagtgaggtgaactggagatacaaaattgtccctgactgtgtgacattaagacttgaactgatgaatcttgtgtaa
- the hpn gene encoding serine protease hepsin isoform X2, with product MTEKKIGAGMALCSPWRATVAVGLTALVLGGLGAAIWALVYLNAAEDTGLYDVQVSVADQRLRVFDSAQRRWRHVCSSGVNQLLASISCEEMGFVRAINFSVTCAPESSSAHEFFCVKENELTFGKKISTVLYPCQCEKGQIVQVLCQDCGRRMLPEERIVGGVDARQGLWPWQVSLQYDGVHQCGGSIISDRWIVSAAHCFPERYRHVSRWRVLMGSIYNTPIHKNVVIAEVNTVVYHSSYLPFVDANIDDNSRDIAVLSLTKPLQFSDYIQPVCLPTYGQRLIDGQIGTVTGWGNVEYYGMQANVLQEAHIPIISDAVCNAPDYYDNQVTTTMFCAGYEKGGTDSCQGDSGGPFVAADCLSKTSRYRLLGVVSWGTGCAMAKKPGVYTRVSRFLPWISSAMRVSRATIYFQYLQYQQEGLIPRWSGPGPFCVEFACSPRVCVGFLRKLRFLPTVQRCASEVNWRYKIVPDCVTLRLELMNLV from the exons ATGACAGAGAAGAAGATTG GAGCAGGGATGGCCTTATGTAGCCCATGGCGAGCGACTGTTGCTGTGGGCTTGACTGCACTTGTATTGGGGGGACTGGGAGCTGCCATCTGGGCCTTGG TGTACTTAAATGCCGCAGAAGATACAGGTTTATATGATG TGCAGGTGAGCGTGGCAGATCAGAGACTGCGGGTGTTTGACTCTGCCCAGCGGCGGTGGAGACACGTCTGCTCCTCCGGTGTGAATCAACTGCTTGCCTCTATCAGCTGTGAGGAGATGGGCTTTGTCAG GGCGATAAATTTCTCCGTCACCTGCGCTCCTGAGAGCAGCAGTGCTCACGAGTTCTTCTGTGTCAAAGAAAATGAGTTAACCTTCGGCAAAAAGATCAGCACCGTCCTCTACCCATG TCAATGTGAAAAAGGACAGATTGTTCAAGTTCTGTGTCAAG ATTGTGGTCGTCGAATGCTCCCTGAGGAACGGATTGTCGGTGGCGTGGATGCACGGCAGGGTTTGTGGCCATGGCAGGTCAGTCTGCAGTATGATGGAGTTCATCAGTGTGGAGGATCCATCATATCAGACCGATGGATTGTCAGTGCTGCACACTGCTTTCCTGA gAGATATCGTCATGTGTCTAGGTGGAGGGTGTTGATGGGCTCCATCTACAACACACCCATCCATAAGAATGTGGTGATCGCTGAGGTGAATACGGTCGTCTATCACAGTAGTTACCTTCCCTTTGTTGATGCTAACATTGACGACAACAGCCGTGACATCGCTGTCCTGTCCCTGACGAAACCCCTGCAGTTTTCTG ACTACATCCAGCCCGTGTGTTTACCCACCTATGGTCAACGGCTGATTGATGGCCAGATAGGAACAGTGACTGGCTGGGGTAATGTGGAGTACTACG GAATGCAAGCGAATGTTCTGCAGGAGGCCCACATTCCCATCATTAGTGACGCTGTCTGTAATGCCCCTGATTATTATGACAATCAGGTCACAACTACTATGTTCTGTGCCGGCTATGAGAAAGGGGGAACTGATTCCTGCCAG GGTGACAGTGGTGGTCCGTTTGTGGCAGCAGACTGTCTGTCTAAGACAAGTCGCTACAGGTTGCTTGGCGTGGTGAGCTGGGGCACAGGCTGCGCCATGGCAAAGAAACCTGGCGTCTACACCAGAGTGTCTCGCTTCCTGCCCTGGATATCCAGTGCCATGAGGGTAAGCAGAGCAACAATTTATTTTCAGTATCTTCAGTATCAGCAAgaaggtttgattcccaggtggagcggtccgggtcctttctgtgtggagtttgcatgttctcctcgtgtctgtgtgggtttcctccgtaagctccggtttcttcccacagtccaaagatgtgcaagtgaggtgaactggagatacaaaattgtccctgactgtgtgacattaagacttgaactgatgaatcttgtgtaa
- the hpn gene encoding serine protease hepsin isoform X3, giving the protein MALCSPWRATVAVGLTALVLGGLGAAIWALAVYLNAAEDTGLYDVQVSVADQRLRVFDSAQRRWRHVCSSGVNQLLASISCEEMGFVRAINFSVTCAPESSSAHEFFCVKENELTFGKKISTVLYPCQCEKGQIVQVLCQDCGRRMLPEERIVGGVDARQGLWPWQVSLQYDGVHQCGGSIISDRWIVSAAHCFPERYRHVSRWRVLMGSIYNTPIHKNVVIAEVNTVVYHSSYLPFVDANIDDNSRDIAVLSLTKPLQFSDYIQPVCLPTYGQRLIDGQIGTVTGWGNVEYYGMQANVLQEAHIPIISDAVCNAPDYYDNQVTTTMFCAGYEKGGTDSCQGDSGGPFVAADCLSKTSRYRLLGVVSWGTGCAMAKKPGVYTRVSRFLPWISSAMRVSRATIYFQYLQYQQEGLIPRWSGPGPFCVEFACSPRVCVGFLRKLRFLPTVQRCASEVNWRYKIVPDCVTLRLELMNLV; this is encoded by the exons ATGGCCTTATGTAGCCCATGGCGAGCGACTGTTGCTGTGGGCTTGACTGCACTTGTATTGGGGGGACTGGGAGCTGCCATCTGGGCCTTGG caGTGTACTTAAATGCCGCAGAAGATACAGGTTTATATGATG TGCAGGTGAGCGTGGCAGATCAGAGACTGCGGGTGTTTGACTCTGCCCAGCGGCGGTGGAGACACGTCTGCTCCTCCGGTGTGAATCAACTGCTTGCCTCTATCAGCTGTGAGGAGATGGGCTTTGTCAG GGCGATAAATTTCTCCGTCACCTGCGCTCCTGAGAGCAGCAGTGCTCACGAGTTCTTCTGTGTCAAAGAAAATGAGTTAACCTTCGGCAAAAAGATCAGCACCGTCCTCTACCCATG TCAATGTGAAAAAGGACAGATTGTTCAAGTTCTGTGTCAAG ATTGTGGTCGTCGAATGCTCCCTGAGGAACGGATTGTCGGTGGCGTGGATGCACGGCAGGGTTTGTGGCCATGGCAGGTCAGTCTGCAGTATGATGGAGTTCATCAGTGTGGAGGATCCATCATATCAGACCGATGGATTGTCAGTGCTGCACACTGCTTTCCTGA gAGATATCGTCATGTGTCTAGGTGGAGGGTGTTGATGGGCTCCATCTACAACACACCCATCCATAAGAATGTGGTGATCGCTGAGGTGAATACGGTCGTCTATCACAGTAGTTACCTTCCCTTTGTTGATGCTAACATTGACGACAACAGCCGTGACATCGCTGTCCTGTCCCTGACGAAACCCCTGCAGTTTTCTG ACTACATCCAGCCCGTGTGTTTACCCACCTATGGTCAACGGCTGATTGATGGCCAGATAGGAACAGTGACTGGCTGGGGTAATGTGGAGTACTACG GAATGCAAGCGAATGTTCTGCAGGAGGCCCACATTCCCATCATTAGTGACGCTGTCTGTAATGCCCCTGATTATTATGACAATCAGGTCACAACTACTATGTTCTGTGCCGGCTATGAGAAAGGGGGAACTGATTCCTGCCAG GGTGACAGTGGTGGTCCGTTTGTGGCAGCAGACTGTCTGTCTAAGACAAGTCGCTACAGGTTGCTTGGCGTGGTGAGCTGGGGCACAGGCTGCGCCATGGCAAAGAAACCTGGCGTCTACACCAGAGTGTCTCGCTTCCTGCCCTGGATATCCAGTGCCATGAGGGTAAGCAGAGCAACAATTTATTTTCAGTATCTTCAGTATCAGCAAgaaggtttgattcccaggtggagcggtccgggtcctttctgtgtggagtttgcatgttctcctcgtgtctgtgtgggtttcctccgtaagctccggtttcttcccacagtccaaagatgtgcaagtgaggtgaactggagatacaaaattgtccctgactgtgtgacattaagacttgaactgatgaatcttgtgtaa